From Woronichinia naegeliana WA131, the proteins below share one genomic window:
- a CDS encoding Uma2 family endonuclease — MVNLIYNKNQTLPTAEDLPSSDETPVDNQLQNDIPNLLLSLLAELWTNRDDWYFGVDMGIYYNPEEPAIVPDGFLSIGVKHDTGERGRLSYVLWEEQNIMPILALEVVSEKYNSEYEDKLADYQKLGILYYAIYNPLSGRRGRFKQRQRLEVYRLISGKYELLEMENNRVWLPEIQLALGYEKGEHIAWYREWLYWYPASGDRYLTANERAINAEMIANQERLIAHQERLAANQQRLIANQERVAKQEAERKVERLAERLKMLGINPDEI, encoded by the coding sequence ATGGTTAACCTAATCTATAACAAAAATCAAACTCTTCCCACCGCCGAAGACCTACCCTCTTCCGACGAAACGCCCGTGGATAATCAACTACAGAATGACATTCCCAATCTATTACTTAGCTTACTCGCCGAACTTTGGACAAATCGTGATGATTGGTACTTTGGCGTGGATATGGGAATTTATTACAACCCCGAAGAACCGGCGATCGTTCCTGATGGTTTTTTGTCTATTGGGGTAAAGCATGATACGGGCGAAAGGGGAAGATTGAGTTATGTCTTGTGGGAAGAACAGAATATTATGCCGATTTTAGCCTTAGAAGTTGTCTCCGAAAAATATAACAGTGAATATGAAGATAAGTTAGCAGATTATCAAAAACTAGGTATTCTTTATTACGCGATTTACAATCCCCTGAGTGGCAGAAGAGGACGTTTTAAGCAGCGACAAAGGTTAGAAGTCTATCGGCTCATATCAGGAAAATATGAACTGCTGGAAATGGAAAATAACCGCGTTTGGTTGCCAGAAATCCAGTTAGCCTTGGGTTACGAGAAGGGAGAGCATATTGCTTGGTATCGGGAATGGCTTTATTGGTATCCTGCTTCAGGCGATCGCTATCTGACAGCTAATGAAAGAGCGATCAATGCAGAAATGATAGCGAATCAAGAACGTTTAATTGCTCATCAAGAACGGTTAGCTGCCAATCAGCAACGTTTAATTGCCAATCAAGAAAGAGTCGCTAAACAAGAAGCTGAACGAAAAGTAGAACGGTTAGCAGAAAGATTGAAAATGCTGGGAATTAACCCTGATGAAATATGA
- a CDS encoding ABC transporter substrate-binding protein — protein MLSRRNFLTGLGTTATITALSSCAIKSDRNPTQLTEAALAVNPIVDPKTLEKPNLTIGYVPVNDCAPFAVAWEKGLFRKYGLNVKLSRESSWANSRDGIIFGRLDASPVVSGAITNARTGAEGARKAPLCGAMTIHRHGNAMTMDRAMWDFGLRPWQEYNGDLEHFGKDLRAYFDKIPIENRVWAVVLSSSIYEYFVRYLTSAMGLNPIEEFRLLIIPPPQMVNNMRIGSTQAYMVAEPWNTRAITGNEGVGFTFAQGREIWRGHPDRILAVMESFITENPKTYRSLVKAMIEACQYCSKPENRPEVAKIIAQRSFTGVKPKLTKPGIVGNYNYGGFDGQKRLVNSIETTLFFDMPDDIAKAPDDHSTFLWQSESLWLMTQAARWHQIPEIPKNAEAIAQKAWRTDLYREIATEMGIACPSEDHYIASGSSFIDNKTFDPSDLVGYLNSFEIRANAPKSFYLS, from the coding sequence ATGCTTTCTCGACGTAATTTTCTGACAGGATTGGGAACCACTGCGACCATAACTGCTCTTTCTTCCTGTGCGATTAAGAGCGATCGCAATCCCACTCAATTAACAGAAGCGGCCCTAGCCGTTAACCCCATTGTCGATCCGAAAACCTTAGAAAAACCGAATTTAACCATTGGTTATGTTCCCGTCAATGATTGCGCTCCTTTTGCGGTTGCCTGGGAAAAAGGATTGTTTCGCAAATATGGTTTAAATGTCAAACTGAGTCGAGAATCCAGTTGGGCTAACTCTCGTGATGGCATCATTTTTGGACGTTTAGATGCTTCACCTGTGGTATCAGGAGCCATTACTAATGCTCGCACTGGAGCCGAAGGAGCAAGAAAAGCACCACTTTGCGGAGCCATGACCATTCACCGTCACGGAAATGCCATGACAATGGATAGAGCGATGTGGGATTTTGGCTTACGTCCTTGGCAGGAATATAACGGTGATTTAGAGCATTTTGGCAAGGATTTACGGGCCTATTTTGATAAAATTCCTATCGAAAATCGGGTTTGGGCAGTGGTACTTAGTTCCTCGATTTATGAATATTTTGTCCGCTATTTAACCTCAGCAATGGGACTTAATCCTATCGAAGAATTTCGCTTATTAATTATTCCGCCTCCCCAAATGGTGAATAACATGAGGATTGGTTCAACTCAAGCCTATATGGTCGCTGAACCTTGGAATACGAGGGCAATTACCGGCAATGAGGGCGTGGGTTTTACCTTTGCCCAGGGACGAGAGATTTGGCGGGGTCATCCCGATCGCATTTTAGCGGTGATGGAATCTTTTATTACGGAAAATCCGAAAACCTATCGTTCTTTAGTTAAAGCTATGATTGAAGCTTGTCAATATTGTAGTAAACCGGAAAATCGCCCTGAAGTTGCTAAAATAATTGCTCAACGTTCCTTCACGGGGGTTAAACCTAAGTTAACTAAACCAGGCATTGTTGGTAATTATAATTATGGTGGCTTTGATGGTCAAAAACGCTTAGTAAATAGTATTGAAACAACGCTATTTTTTGATATGCCCGATGATATCGCCAAAGCGCCCGATGATCATTCGACCTTTCTTTGGCAATCAGAAAGTTTATGGTTAATGACTCAGGCCGCTCGCTGGCACCAAATTCCTGAGATTCCTAAAAATGCAGAGGCGATCGCCCAAAAAGCTTGGAGGACAGATTTATACCGAGAAATTGCCACAGAAATGGGAATTGCTTGCCCTAGCGAGGATCACTATATTGCCTCTGGGTCGTCATTTATTGATAACAAAACTTTTGACCCTAGTGATTTAGTCGGTTATCTTAATAGTTTTGAAATTCGCGCCAATGCTCCCAAATCCTTTTATTTGTCTTGA
- a CDS encoding nitrate ABC transporter ATP-binding protein (This model describes the ATP binding subunits of ATP-binding cassette (ABC) transporters for nitrate transport, or for bicarbonate transport, in bacteria and archaea.): protein MTQPQTLPNPNQTNIANEFLVVENLVKSYPKSDGTDFTVLQDVNLTIGPQEYIAVIGHSGCGKSTLLKMIAGLEKPTTGSVCLEGKLIRKPGSERMMVFQHYSLLPWLTVRENIRLAVDEVLRKASRSEKISIVNEHIAMVNLTAAADKYPDEISGGMKQRVGIARALATRPKMLLMDEPFGALDALTKRKLQQEVLKIWEEHRQAVMMITHDVDEAIYMADRIVLMTNGPNATIGEILTVPFAHPRDRHAMRETTEYYDLRNHALDFLERYFTHH, encoded by the coding sequence ATGACTCAACCTCAAACTTTACCTAACCCCAATCAAACAAATATTGCTAACGAATTTCTCGTCGTTGAAAACCTTGTTAAATCCTATCCCAAATCCGATGGCACTGATTTTACCGTTCTTCAAGATGTTAATCTAACCATCGGCCCCCAGGAATATATTGCAGTTATTGGCCACTCTGGCTGTGGGAAATCGACTCTTTTAAAAATGATTGCTGGCTTAGAAAAACCAACCACAGGTTCTGTCTGTTTAGAAGGAAAATTAATTCGTAAACCAGGCTCGGAAAGAATGATGGTTTTCCAGCACTATTCTCTATTACCCTGGCTAACGGTACGGGAAAATATTCGCTTGGCTGTTGATGAAGTGCTCAGAAAGGCTAGTCGTAGCGAAAAAATTAGCATTGTTAATGAACATATTGCTATGGTTAATTTAACGGCTGCTGCTGATAAATATCCTGATGAAATTTCAGGTGGCATGAAACAACGGGTTGGCATTGCGAGAGCCTTAGCAACTCGTCCTAAAATGTTATTGATGGATGAACCTTTTGGAGCGTTAGATGCCCTCACGAAACGCAAACTACAACAGGAAGTCTTGAAGATTTGGGAAGAACATCGTCAAGCAGTGATGATGATTACCCATGATGTAGATGAGGCCATTTATATGGCTGATCGCATTGTTTTAATGACCAATGGCCCCAATGCCACCATCGGTGAAATTTTAACCGTTCCCTTTGCCCATCCCCGCGATCGCCATGCCATGCGCGAAACAACGGAATATTATGATTTAAGGAATCATGCTCTAGATTTTCTAGAACGGTATTTTACCCATCATTAA
- a CDS encoding type 1 glutamine amidotransferase: protein MKIHYLQHVPFEGLGSIEAWARQHQHTLSVTRLYQNDPWPLLEDFDWLIVMGGPMNIYEESQYPWLIEEKQFIKQAIAQDKTVIGICLGSQLIADILGSPVYSGQDKEIGWFPIELTPEAINSELFKAFSPQLTVFHWHGDTFDLPPGATRLAYSEACQNQAFLYGNKVLGLQFHLESTPASVTQMLKHCSDELVEGKYIQTSADLLASDQYFMTINDVMNTILDRLAQQS, encoded by the coding sequence ATGAAAATTCATTATCTACAGCACGTTCCCTTTGAAGGACTGGGCAGCATTGAAGCCTGGGCGAGACAACACCAACACACTTTGTCAGTCACGAGACTTTACCAGAATGATCCCTGGCCTCTTCTGGAAGATTTCGATTGGCTGATTGTGATGGGTGGCCCGATGAATATTTACGAAGAATCCCAATATCCTTGGTTGATTGAAGAAAAGCAGTTTATTAAACAGGCGATCGCCCAGGACAAGACGGTGATTGGTATTTGTCTCGGCTCACAGCTAATTGCCGATATTTTGGGATCGCCAGTCTATTCAGGACAAGACAAAGAGATTGGTTGGTTTCCCATTGAGTTAACCCCTGAGGCCATCAATAGTGAGCTTTTTAAGGCATTCTCCCCGCAATTGACTGTTTTCCATTGGCATGGGGATACTTTCGATTTACCGCCAGGAGCAACCCGATTAGCCTATAGTGAAGCCTGTCAAAATCAAGCCTTTCTCTATGGCAATAAAGTTCTGGGTTTACAGTTTCATCTCGAATCTACGCCAGCCAGTGTGACCCAGATGCTCAAACATTGCTCGGACGAATTAGTCGAAGGTAAATATATTCAAACATCAGCCGATTTATTAGCATCTGATCAGTATTTTATGACCATTAATGATGTCATGAATACTATTTTAGATCGGCTTGCCCAACAGTCATAA
- the ftsY gene encoding signal recognition particle-docking protein FtsY: protein MFNWFRRQMGNVAPEVPTPVVTPETAPEQESESPPEATTATTETSEQEAYLTWAKEAYKNIQQRKAETLETSENQEVIAAASPESEVAPVEESVSAEIEVVPVVETSAPLEVAPSEAGPAWLKKSDRLEVLKETAIETPIIDAPLPQETGAIDLDEDFLWSAKVLAAQGRSAQDVSEAEINWLGRLRQGLTKTRRNLVNQLKAIVGQGPLNQEAVLEIEALLLQADVGVEATDHIIETLQNKLKEEALPPEQAIDYLKQILREILDRPLQDCEETAFVPEKDILNIWLLTGVNGAGKTTTIGKLAHMAQQSGYRCVIAAADTFRAAAVEQVKVWGDRSGTLVIANPGQNTDPAAVVFDGISAAQSKNMDLLLVDTAGRLQNKKNLMDELAKIRRIIDKKAPNAKVESLLVLDATLGQNGLRQAEVFSEAAKLSGVVLTKLDGTAKGGVALAVTKQLNLPIRFIGAGEGIEDLRPFSSYEFVEALLNG, encoded by the coding sequence ATGTTTAATTGGTTTCGCCGTCAGATGGGGAATGTAGCCCCTGAAGTTCCCACACCAGTCGTCACCCCTGAAACGGCTCCTGAACAAGAATCAGAGTCTCCCCCAGAGGCAACAACGGCGACAACGGAGACTTCAGAACAGGAAGCCTATTTAACCTGGGCCAAGGAAGCTTATAAAAATATTCAACAGCGTAAAGCTGAAACCCTGGAAACCTCAGAAAACCAAGAGGTGATCGCCGCCGCCAGTCCAGAATCAGAAGTGGCTCCGGTCGAGGAAAGTGTTAGTGCTGAAATCGAAGTAGTGCCAGTGGTTGAAACCTCTGCGCCCCTGGAGGTTGCCCCATCAGAAGCAGGGCCAGCTTGGCTAAAAAAATCTGATCGCTTAGAAGTTCTCAAAGAAACGGCGATCGAAACCCCGATCATTGATGCACCACTTCCCCAAGAGACAGGCGCAATTGATCTCGATGAAGATTTTCTCTGGTCAGCTAAGGTTTTAGCAGCTCAGGGACGATCGGCACAGGATGTTTCTGAAGCGGAAATCAACTGGCTCGGTCGTTTACGGCAAGGTCTAACGAAAACTCGGCGCAATCTGGTTAATCAACTCAAAGCCATTGTCGGTCAAGGGCCTCTCAATCAAGAGGCGGTACTGGAAATTGAGGCGTTACTCCTTCAGGCCGATGTGGGGGTAGAAGCGACCGATCACATTATCGAAACGCTGCAAAATAAACTGAAAGAAGAAGCCTTACCACCAGAACAGGCCATCGATTATCTCAAGCAAATTCTACGGGAGATTCTAGATCGACCCCTTCAAGATTGCGAAGAAACGGCTTTTGTTCCTGAAAAAGATATTCTCAATATTTGGCTATTAACAGGGGTCAACGGGGCCGGAAAAACGACCACCATTGGCAAATTAGCTCACATGGCTCAACAATCCGGTTATCGTTGCGTGATTGCCGCCGCCGATACTTTTCGGGCCGCCGCAGTAGAGCAGGTCAAGGTTTGGGGCGATCGCAGTGGCACGCTGGTCATTGCTAATCCGGGCCAAAATACCGATCCCGCCGCAGTGGTTTTTGATGGCATTAGCGCGGCCCAATCTAAAAATATGGATTTATTACTGGTAGATACGGCGGGACGGTTACAGAATAAGAAAAATTTAATGGATGAATTAGCGAAAATTCGTCGCATTATTGATAAAAAAGCCCCTAATGCGAAAGTCGAATCCTTGCTAGTTTTGGATGCAACTCTTGGACAAAATGGGCTACGTCAGGCGGAGGTTTTTTCAGAAGCCGCTAAACTCAGTGGTGTTGTTTTAACGAAATTAGATGGCACAGCGAAAGGGGGAGTGGCCCTAGCAGTAACAAAACAGTTAAATTTACCAATTCGGTTCATTGGTGCAGGGGAAGGAATTGAAGATTTGCGACCTTTTTCCAGTTATGAATTTGTGGAAGCATTATTAAATGGTTAG
- a CDS encoding DNA polymerase III subunit gamma/tau, with product MAYEPLHHKYRPQTFADLVGQEAIATTLTNALLRERIAPAYLFTGPRGTGKTSSARILAKSLNCIAGDKPTPTPCGTCEICRAILRGSALDVIEIDAASNTGVDNIREIIERSQFSPVQCRFKVYVIDECHMLSTAAFNALLKTLEEPPERVIFVLATTDPQRVLPTIISRCQRFDYRRIPLGSMVSHLRKIADQENIQINDEAITLVAQIANGGLRDAESLLDQLSLLSGTVTTEKVWDLVGAVPEQDLLALLTAIASNNAETVIDCCRHLMNRGREPLVVLQNLAAFYLNLLIAKTAPHRPDLISVTTATWEQLCHLAPTWDTATILAGQQRLKDSEVQIRNSTQPRLWLEVTFLGLLHSAIAPTLTASLPTLNKFQASTAANSQAKAQELSPISSTPSTPPILPTPSTASTPTVSSTPLSPPEPWQKSLQELTALGLGKNNDETPSQETEIVVNLPEIWEGVLQELTNLTQALIRSHAALLSLEGNVAHIGIKTEPLLKLAQGKVTELEAAFEKICGRRIRVKFSISGNSTPVSSISSPPPIAPSPPPSPRPPIPPSPPISPSPRPPISPSPPVTNENNNAAIAKELPISVPSQNSEGDVAKAAADLAKVFKGEIVTLSSPDEEKTIPPKQTDANPSPSTLSPTHSGGISPKPLIQGRPPIEENENEDDLPF from the coding sequence ATGGCTTACGAACCTCTCCATCATAAATATCGGCCCCAGACCTTTGCAGATTTGGTCGGACAGGAGGCGATCGCTACCACCTTAACCAACGCGCTACTCAGGGAAAGAATTGCACCGGCCTATCTGTTTACCGGGCCAAGGGGAACGGGAAAAACGTCGTCTGCTCGCATTCTAGCCAAATCCTTAAATTGTATTGCTGGCGATAAGCCAACACCGACTCCCTGCGGAACCTGTGAAATTTGTCGGGCGATTCTACGGGGTTCGGCCCTAGATGTCATTGAAATCGATGCAGCCAGTAATACAGGAGTTGATAATATTCGAGAAATTATTGAGCGATCGCAATTTTCTCCCGTTCAATGTCGTTTTAAAGTCTATGTGATCGACGAGTGTCACATGCTTAGTACGGCCGCATTTAATGCCCTACTTAAAACCCTAGAAGAACCACCAGAAAGAGTTATTTTTGTTTTAGCAACAACCGATCCCCAACGAGTTTTACCGACCATTATTTCCCGTTGTCAACGTTTTGATTATCGCCGTATTCCCCTCGGATCAATGGTTTCCCATTTACGGAAAATTGCGGATCAAGAAAATATTCAAATTAATGATGAAGCCATTACCTTAGTTGCTCAGATTGCCAATGGAGGACTGCGAGATGCAGAAAGTTTATTAGATCAATTAAGTTTGTTGTCGGGAACTGTCACCACAGAAAAAGTGTGGGATTTAGTGGGAGCCGTTCCTGAACAGGATTTATTAGCTCTTCTAACGGCGATCGCCTCTAATAATGCCGAAACGGTAATTGATTGCTGTCGTCATTTAATGAACCGAGGGCGAGAACCATTGGTCGTCCTGCAAAATTTAGCGGCCTTTTATCTCAATTTATTAATTGCTAAAACCGCTCCCCATCGCCCTGATTTAATTAGCGTCACCACCGCCACCTGGGAACAACTCTGTCATCTGGCTCCCACCTGGGATACAGCCACCATCTTGGCGGGTCAACAACGCCTTAAAGACAGTGAAGTTCAAATTCGCAACAGTACCCAACCCCGTTTATGGTTAGAAGTTACTTTCCTTGGACTCCTCCATTCCGCGATCGCCCCAACTCTCACCGCCTCCCTTCCGACCCTAAACAAATTTCAAGCCTCCACTGCTGCCAACTCTCAAGCAAAAGCACAAGAGCTTAGTCCCATTTCTTCAACGCCTTCAACCCCTCCAATTCTGCCAACGCCTTCAACCGCTTCAACTCCGACAGTTAGTTCGACACCATTATCTCCGCCTGAACCTTGGCAAAAATCTCTTCAGGAGTTAACGGCTCTAGGGCTAGGCAAAAATAATGATGAAACACCGAGCCAGGAAACAGAAATTGTGGTTAATCTTCCTGAAATTTGGGAAGGGGTTCTTCAGGAATTAACCAATCTTACCCAAGCTCTTATCCGCTCCCACGCCGCACTTTTATCACTGGAAGGCAATGTCGCCCATATCGGCATAAAAACCGAACCACTGCTTAAATTAGCCCAGGGCAAGGTAACTGAGCTAGAAGCCGCTTTTGAAAAAATCTGTGGCCGTCGGATTCGCGTCAAATTTTCCATTTCGGGAAACTCTACCCCCGTCTCCTCCATTTCCTCCCCGCCCCCGATCGCCCCATCTCCCCCCCCGTCTCCCCGTCCTCCCATCCCCCCATCTCCCCCCATCTCCCCATCTCCCCGTCCCCCCATCTCCCCGTCCCCTCCCGTTACCAACGAAAATAACAATGCAGCGATCGCCAAGGAACTGCCAATTTCAGTACCGAGCCAGAATTCTGAGGGAGATGTTGCTAAAGCGGCGGCTGACCTCGCCAAAGTTTTTAAGGGAGAAATTGTGACCCTTTCCTCGCCGGACGAAGAAAAAACGATACCGCCTAAACAGACTGATGCCAATCCTTCCCCCTCGACTCTCTCACCCACCCATTCAGGAGGCATTTCTCCCAAACCATTGATTCAAGGTCGTCCCCCCATTGAGGAAAACGAGAATGAAGATGATTTGCCCTTTTAA
- the psbV gene encoding photosystem II cytochrome c-550, with product MKRFFWVAIAAVFFLFHLSVGSVNAVELTESTLTVPFDGAGKTATLTPQEFANGQKLFVSNCTKCHLQGKTKTNNNVSLGLEDLGKAEPPRNNLAAIVDYLKNPTSYDGEDDYSELHPNVSRPDIYPELRNLTEDDVYDVAGYTLVAPKLDARWGGTIYF from the coding sequence GTGAAACGATTTTTTTGGGTAGCGATCGCTGCTGTCTTTTTTCTATTTCATCTGTCAGTTGGCAGTGTCAATGCGGTGGAATTAACTGAATCTACCCTAACAGTTCCCTTTGATGGGGCTGGCAAAACCGCTACCCTCACCCCCCAGGAATTTGCCAATGGTCAAAAACTTTTTGTCAGTAATTGTACAAAATGCCATTTGCAAGGAAAAACCAAAACCAATAACAATGTCAGTTTAGGATTGGAAGACCTCGGTAAGGCGGAACCTCCTCGCAATAACCTCGCGGCGATCGTGGATTATCTGAAAAATCCGACCAGTTACGACGGCGAAGACGATTATTCAGAATTACATCCCAATGTGAGCCGTCCTGATATCTATCCCGAACTGAGAAATCTGACTGAGGATGATGTCTATGATGTGGCAGGTTATACCCTCGTTGCCCCCAAACTAGATGCCCGTTGGGGTGGTACAATTTACTTCTAA
- a CDS encoding sirohydrochlorin chelatase: MSFPSAYLLVAHGSRDPRPQIALERLAYLVADQLRDSVVFRGACRQSSVLPARVEYRGNASGRIALLSPPSTSIVRTAILECHPLPLHGQIIEMAEDLLAQGYKILKILPLFLLPGVHVQEDLPREVALAQRELGNRMNLEIAPYLGSLAPLLELIRQQYEFSETTARILVAHGSRRPGGNSSVQALARICEAEVAYSAIAPHLASVVEQVSLRKPTTIQVIPYLLFTGGLSDAIAAEVKTLQKQYPTIQFCLAHPLGTNPALASIIAAQGEL; the protein is encoded by the coding sequence TTGTCTTTTCCCTCTGCCTATCTATTGGTTGCTCATGGCAGCCGCGATCCTCGTCCCCAAATTGCCCTAGAACGTCTTGCCTATTTGGTTGCCGACCAGCTAAGAGATTCCGTTGTGTTCAGGGGAGCCTGTCGTCAGAGTAGTGTCTTACCAGCAAGAGTTGAGTATCGTGGAAATGCTTCGGGGAGAATTGCCCTATTGTCACCTCCCTCCACCTCAATCGTTCGCACCGCCATTTTAGAATGTCATCCTCTACCCTTGCACGGTCAGATTATCGAAATGGCAGAGGATCTTCTCGCCCAGGGTTATAAAATTCTGAAAATTCTGCCTCTTTTTCTACTCCCTGGTGTTCATGTTCAAGAGGATCTACCCAGAGAAGTTGCCTTAGCCCAGAGGGAACTGGGAAATCGAATGAACCTAGAAATTGCCCCCTATTTGGGGAGTTTAGCCCCCTTATTGGAACTGATCAGACAACAATATGAGTTCTCTGAGACGACGGCTCGTATCCTCGTTGCTCATGGTAGTCGTCGGCCAGGTGGAAATAGCAGCGTTCAAGCCTTAGCCCGTATTTGTGAAGCAGAAGTGGCCTATTCAGCGATCGCCCCTCATTTAGCCTCAGTGGTAGAACAGGTTAGTTTAAGAAAGCCCACTACAATTCAAGTCATTCCCTATCTACTCTTTACCGGCGGATTAAGTGATGCGATCGCGGCGGAAGTTAAGACCTTACAAAAACAATATCCGACTATTCAGTTTTGCCTCGCTCATCCCCTAGGGACAAATCCTGCCTTAGCGTCCATTATTGCTGCCCAGGGAGAGTTATGA
- the cobA gene encoding uroporphyrinogen-III C-methyltransferase — protein MNPSTHAQMLGKVYLVGAGPGDPGLFTLKGKTLLEHADVVVYDALVSPAILAMINPQAERIDAGKRRGRHSKHQSETTQLLIDLAQVHAVIVRLKGGDPFVFGRGGEEMAELQAANISVEVVPGITAGIAAPAYAGIPITHRDFSSSVTFVTGHETIGKYRPQINWQAIAQGSETIVIYMGVHNLGNIISELLAGGLGKDTPIALIRWGTRPDQEELIGTLATIVEQVNQSQFEAPAIAVIGQVVNLKSCS, from the coding sequence ATGAATCCTTCAACCCATGCTCAAATGCTAGGAAAAGTGTACTTGGTAGGAGCAGGGCCAGGCGATCCGGGTCTCTTCACGCTCAAGGGGAAAACGTTACTCGAACACGCCGATGTGGTGGTTTATGATGCCTTGGTTAGTCCGGCGATTTTGGCCATGATTAATCCCCAGGCAGAACGGATCGATGCGGGCAAACGTCGAGGAAGGCATTCTAAGCACCAGTCTGAAACCACTCAGTTATTAATTGATCTAGCTCAGGTTCATGCGGTCATTGTGCGTCTAAAAGGGGGTGATCCCTTTGTCTTTGGTCGAGGTGGGGAAGAGATGGCGGAGCTACAGGCGGCTAATATTTCGGTGGAGGTGGTTCCAGGCATTACGGCGGGTATTGCGGCTCCAGCCTATGCGGGTATTCCTATTACCCATCGAGATTTTAGTTCGTCAGTGACCTTTGTGACTGGTCATGAAACCATTGGAAAATACCGTCCGCAAATTAATTGGCAGGCGATCGCCCAGGGATCAGAAACCATTGTCATTTATATGGGAGTTCATAATTTAGGCAATATTATTAGCGAATTGTTAGCGGGGGGCTTAGGTAAGGATACGCCCATTGCTTTAATTCGTTGGGGGACTAGACCCGATCAAGAAGAATTAATTGGGACGTTAGCGACTATTGTTGAACAGGTTAACCAATCCCAATTTGAGGCTCCGGCGATCGCGGTTATTGGCCAGGTGGTGAATCTGAAGTCCTGTTCTTAA